In Archangium violaceum, the following are encoded in one genomic region:
- a CDS encoding AAA family ATPase, with protein MSAEVVTMVGRHPEGMHVAEGRLLRQLIKAGAQGDGDSFRRAAEEVIRDERAKKHHLLANDLERVLYGETSPQKVPSQIRPIRDVPRDAERGLDLVSIREPVRTLQDIVLADENRSILDEVLIEHGRREVLASYGLRPASRLLFCGPPGCGKTTAAEVIAAELSLEIAVIRFDAVVSSFLGETAANLRKVFEFLEREHVVALFDEFDAIGKEREDSSEHGELKRVVNAFLQMLDSFRGRSLIIAATNHEQMLDLAIWRRFDDVLHFDKPTLEQVKELLVTKLRSVRHELPISNRDFLHGFKGMSHADVERVVIRAIKLMVLKEREFLTPDLLEEARGREEKRLRLVTKRQSYGQLRGKSGRTARSPAV; from the coding sequence GTGTCAGCCGAGGTCGTTACTATGGTCGGACGACACCCAGAGGGAATGCACGTGGCGGAAGGACGACTGCTCAGACAGCTCATCAAGGCAGGTGCCCAGGGCGATGGAGACTCCTTCCGTCGTGCCGCCGAAGAGGTCATCCGCGATGAGCGGGCCAAGAAGCATCACCTCCTCGCCAATGACCTTGAGCGTGTGCTCTATGGGGAGACCTCTCCGCAGAAGGTTCCGAGCCAGATTCGACCCATCCGTGACGTCCCTCGGGATGCGGAGCGCGGCCTCGACCTGGTCAGCATCCGCGAGCCGGTGCGGACTCTTCAGGATATCGTTCTTGCGGACGAGAACCGCTCCATTCTCGACGAGGTTCTTATCGAGCATGGACGCAGAGAGGTGCTAGCAAGCTACGGCCTAAGGCCAGCAAGCCGACTTCTCTTCTGTGGTCCCCCAGGTTGTGGAAAGACGACGGCGGCGGAAGTCATCGCTGCGGAATTGAGCCTTGAGATCGCCGTCATCCGCTTCGATGCTGTCGTCTCTTCCTTCTTGGGGGAAACGGCCGCCAACCTGCGTAAGGTCTTCGAGTTCCTAGAGCGAGAACACGTCGTCGCCCTTTTTGATGAGTTCGATGCTATCGGGAAGGAGCGTGAGGATTCCTCCGAGCATGGGGAACTGAAGAGAGTCGTCAACGCCTTCCTCCAGATGCTCGACAGCTTCCGGGGACGGAGCCTCATCATCGCGGCCACGAACCACGAGCAGATGCTCGACTTGGCCATCTGGCGGCGCTTTGACGATGTCCTCCATTTCGACAAGCCGACGCTTGAGCAGGTCAAGGAACTGCTGGTCACGAAGCTGAGAAGCGTTCGGCACGAGCTCCCCATCTCGAACCGTGACTTTCTCCACGGGTTCAAGGGGATGTCGCACGCCGACGTGGAACGGGTCGTCATCCGCGCCATCAAGCTGATGGTCCTCAAAGAGCGGGAGTTCCTCACCCCCGACCTCTTGGAGGAGGCACGCGGGCGTGAAGAGAAACGTCTGAGGCTCGTCACGAAGCGCCAGAGCTACGGACAATTGAGGGGGAAGAGTGGCCGAACAGCTCGATCACCTGCCGTTTGA